GTTGATGGTGTGGCGTTGGTGGCATCGTACTCAAGGCGTGCCGTTACGGTTGATGATTTTGTAAGCAAGTATGGGGGGATTGCCTGCTATAGCATTGACGATTTGCTGGCAAGTGATATTGATGCCGTTTATATTGCAACCCTACCAGACAGCCACGCCGCATACAGCATTGCTGCCCTTAAGGCGGGGAAGCACGTGCTTTGCGAGAAACCGACAACGGTAAACTTAGCCGAACTTGATGAGGTTTTGGAAGTGGTTAAGGCGACAGGCTTACTATTTATGGAGGGAATGAAACCGCCCTTCTATCCTTTATATACCAAACTTAAAGAATACCTGGCAACAGATCCCATCGGATCTGCCGGTTACGTACGTGCCGGGTCGGCTGTTGCCGATTGCCCGCCCGATCATCCAAATTATAGCCTTGAACTTGTTGGCGGCAGTTTGATGGGTATAGGTATTTATGAAGCTTTTTTGGCGATAGACTGGCTTGGCGATTTGCAGGAAGTACAAACAATGGGCCGATTTGGGCAAACGGGTATTGATATGTTTGCCATATTCCAGACGATGCACAAGGGTGGGTATTCACAGTTATACGCGGGTTTCGATTTGCATGGTAAGGGCGATGCGCTGATAGCTGGTCCGCTTGGGCATGTTACAATTCACAAAAACTGGTGGAACCCGGCGAGGGCTACCATTGATTATTTGGATGGCCGTTCGGTTGAAATTAATGAACCTTTTACTGCGGGAGGTTTGAACTACGAACTGGAACACTTTTGTAGTTTGATACGGAGCGGACTAACAGAAAGCCCGATCATCCCACATCAAGTGTCGCGCCAGATGATTGATATGATAGATAGGGCACGGGCGCAGGTGGGGTTGAAATATCCTTGTGAAAAATAGAGTCAAGAGTTAAGAATCAAGACTTTAAGCCGTGTCCCAACTGTCGCGGGGTTTTAAACCGTGACCAACTTGGTTTCAGCTTTCAGCTGAACCGCGAAGCCACAGGCTTCGGCCAGGTTTACCCACGAGTTACGCTACGCTAACCTCGCGGGAGATAAGGTTAACATAACTTAACACATTTTAGATGTATTTTTTATAAATAATTGATAATCAATATTTTGTATTTTATCATGGTTAACACTGTACTGATTGCGCAACTTAGGCGCATCCAACTATTTGTGCGGGTTGTTGGCCAACACGGGTACGTTTGATACCTCAATCATTTAACAAGTATCATGCAATAAAAACAATGGATCGTTTGATGCTTATATATTCCCGACGCTATAAGCTTATTCCGTTAGCGCTAACTGTCGTGGGGGGTAACCCGTGACCAAGATTGTTTCAGCTTTCAGCTCAACCGCGAAGCCACAGGCTTCGGCCAGATTTACCCACGAGTTACGCTGCGCTAACCTCGCGGGAGATTAAAATTTATTTGAATTCAGCACCGGGTTTTGGCTGGCATTTACCTGGTAGGTATAAATAGCGTTTTGCTCATCAATCTCCACTATCCGGTATCCCTTATAGTCGGTACCCCAGTTGCCGCCAATATGGGAGTCGAAAAAATGCGGGAATTTGTTGCCCGTGTAACGCACGCCATCCAGTAAATGGTCGTGCCCGTGAAAAGCGGCTTTTACGTTGGGATATTTATGAAGTAATTCGATAGTTTCGGGGCAATCCACAAACACATCGTTTTTATTCCAATTTATCGGCGGGATGTGCAGCACAACTAATACAATTTTTTTATCGGTAAACTTATCAAGGGCAGCTTTTATAAATACATTGTCGGGGCAAATGTAGGTTCCCTTGGTATCGGCAGTATTGGCCAGTACAAAACCGATGTCGCCAAACTCAACGATGTACTTATCTTCGTAACCAAAACTGTTTTTCCAAACCGAGGCATCGGCAAAGTCATGGTTGCCCGGGATGGTATGATAGGGCACACTCAATTTATCAAAATATTGTGATTTAATTTCGGGCAGCAGATCGGGTCGGTTATGTACCAAATCGCCGTTTATAATCACCATATCCAAATGATTTTTATCGTGATCCTGGTTTAGCCATCTAACCATATTGCCCGTGTTGGCGGCAAAATCAGTGCCGGGCTGGCCGTAGTGAATGTCGGACACGAGAGCGAAGCGCAGTTTAAGTTTGCTATTACGCTTGCGCAGATAGCCGTTGTCTGTATTGGCGAATGAGTTAACGGCCGGTAATAAAGTTAAAGCCGCCATGCCGGTAAGGCTTGTGCCTATGAAGTTTCTGCGTGTGCTCATTTAATGAATGTTGAATTTGAAAATTTTTAGATAATGATGTTCCCCCTTTAATTTATTTCACAATCACCCAGCGGTTAAGCGTATTCAATTCGCCTTCAATAACAACCTTGTAGAAGTTAGATGGCATGTTTTTTACATCGATTAAAGCATGTTCGGTGGTAACCGGGACTTCAGCCAATAATTTATATTCATCGGCTTTGCCTTCTTTATAATTATTGGCGGCGGCTACCCATATTTTTACTTTGCCTTTGCCGTCCATGGCCTTCCAGCTTACATCAAGCAAACCCTGAACTAAATTGGCTTCGGGCTGGGCCACAGATACCGCGCCAATGAGCGAAATTCCATCTACCTCGCGCAATTGTGCTTCAGGGACTTTTACATTTAAAAAGCTATTGATGGATGGGGTAATATCCACAATACCGGGTGTATAATACTTAGCGTAATTGTTTAAAGGCCTGTAGCTGGTTACCATCCAGGTGCTGCGCTGGCGGGTGCTTTGGCCGCCATGGCCTTTACCGGTTTGCTCATCGCGGCCATGGTCGGTAGTTACAAATATCACCCAGTCCTCTTTAAAGTTTTTTTGGCGATATTGCATAGCCTGCCAAATGCGGCCAACCTGGGCATCCATTTTTTCTATCGCGTCATAATATTGCGGGCTATCGCCATAACGGTGGCCCATATCATCGGTGTATTCCAGGTATACCCATGACAAATCGGGCGCTTTATCTTTTATACAAGTTGCTGCCGATGATGCTACCTGCTCGTCTATCAGGTGCATGTAATTACCGGCTTTATCGTGCGGGAATTTAACGGTATCCAATTCGTAGCCATCGTAAGCATAATCCGGGTGGATGTTGCCGGCTTCGGGCAGGTTATCGCCAATGAGTTTGGTGCGGTTATCTGTCCAGCTTGAAAATATGGCAGTCTTTTTATTGGGATAGGCATTTTTAAACATCCGGAAAATGTTCCAGTAATTGTAGTTAGGCGCTTTAATGTCGTTGCCCCAAACGTTGTGCTTATTAACCCATGTAGCGGTAAGCAAACTGTTGTAGCCGTTGGCAGATATAGTAGGTGTTTGTGAGTAGCCGCCTTTTTCGCCTCCAACATGAGCCCGTAAATAAGTACCCTGGGCGGCTATTAGTTTAAGATTGGGCGTATTTAGTTTTTCGATAACATCGGCGGGAATGCCGTCGGCAATAATAAATACAGCTTTTTTTACACGCGTTTGGGCGTTTAGGGTAACGGTCGCCAGGCAAAGCAGGCTAAAGAATAATAATAATGGAGTACGCTTTTGCATTATAATATATTGATGTGCTAAGCTAAGATGAAGAAAAAACCGCTGAGTTAATAAATTGTTATGTTTTGGCTTAACATAAACGCCTGGCATGGTACAATTGCCTTTTTCTTTACCTTTACGTCATCAATGAACCCCCGCAATAGCACAACCCAAACAAAATGGCTTTACCTGTTTATAGGTACAGCAGTTGCTATGAATTTTACCGGGCTGTTTACCACTATCATGGGCCCCGACCCAAGCCTTTATGCAACCATCGCCAAAAATATGGTGCTGCGCAATGATTACGTTGACCTGTATGCCTGGGGCTCCGACTGGCTCGATAAACCTCATTTTCCATTTTGGATAATTGCTCTTTTTTTTAAATGTTTTGGTTTTAAAACATGGGTCTATAAGCTACCTGCCATATTGTTTATGATGATGGGAGCAGTTTATACCTACTATTTGGCAAAAGCATTATACAATAAACAGATAGCCTTGTGGGCCGTGCTAATATTGCTTACCGCGCAGCATATCATCCTATCCAATACCGATGTACGGGCCGAAGCTTATTTAACAGGGCTCATTATAGCAGCTGTATATCATTTTTATAAAGCACAAACCGGCATTAGCATCTGGCACCTGGTGCTGGCCTGTGTGTTTACAGCCTGCGCGGTGATGACAAAAGGAATGTTTGCCCTCATCACCATTGGTGGCGCTATTGTTGGGCATCTGCTTATTACCCGGCAATGGAAACAGCTGTTTCACTGGCGATGGTTGCTGGCTGTAGTGCTGGTACTTATTTTTATTTTGCCCGAGATTTGGTGCCTGTACCAACAGTTTGACCTACATCCCGAAAAGGTTGTATTTGGGCATACGGGTGTATTGGGGGTTAAATTCTTTTTTTGGGATAGCCAGTTTGGTCGTTTTTTTAACACCGGCCCAATTAAAGGCAGCGGCGATCCATCGTTTTTTATTCATACAACCCTTTGGGCTTTTTTGCCCTGGTCGCTTTTGCTGTTTGTAGCTGTATTCCAGTTCATCAAAAAGGGGGCAAAAAATGTGCAGGCACACGAGTGGTATTGCATCTGCGGGGCTTTACTTACGTTTTTACTATTTTCGGCAT
The genomic region above belongs to Mucilaginibacter sp. KACC 22773 and contains:
- a CDS encoding Gfo/Idh/MocA family protein; the protein is MIKWGIIGCGRIAQRFMQGFAAVDGVALVASYSRRAVTVDDFVSKYGGIACYSIDDLLASDIDAVYIATLPDSHAAYSIAALKAGKHVLCEKPTTVNLAELDEVLEVVKATGLLFMEGMKPPFYPLYTKLKEYLATDPIGSAGYVRAGSAVADCPPDHPNYSLELVGGSLMGIGIYEAFLAIDWLGDLQEVQTMGRFGQTGIDMFAIFQTMHKGGYSQLYAGFDLHGKGDALIAGPLGHVTIHKNWWNPARATIDYLDGRSVEINEPFTAGGLNYELEHFCSLIRSGLTESPIIPHQVSRQMIDMIDRARAQVGLKYPCEK
- a CDS encoding metallophosphoesterase family protein, translated to MSTRRNFIGTSLTGMAALTLLPAVNSFANTDNGYLRKRNSKLKLRFALVSDIHYGQPGTDFAANTGNMVRWLNQDHDKNHLDMVIINGDLVHNRPDLLPEIKSQYFDKLSVPYHTIPGNHDFADASVWKNSFGYEDKYIVEFGDIGFVLANTADTKGTYICPDNVFIKAALDKFTDKKIVLVVLHIPPINWNKNDVFVDCPETIELLHKYPNVKAAFHGHDHLLDGVRYTGNKFPHFFDSHIGGNWGTDYKGYRIVEIDEQNAIYTYQVNASQNPVLNSNKF
- a CDS encoding alkaline phosphatase family protein, with protein sequence MQKRTPLLLFFSLLCLATVTLNAQTRVKKAVFIIADGIPADVIEKLNTPNLKLIAAQGTYLRAHVGGEKGGYSQTPTISANGYNSLLTATWVNKHNVWGNDIKAPNYNYWNIFRMFKNAYPNKKTAIFSSWTDNRTKLIGDNLPEAGNIHPDYAYDGYELDTVKFPHDKAGNYMHLIDEQVASSAATCIKDKAPDLSWVYLEYTDDMGHRYGDSPQYYDAIEKMDAQVGRIWQAMQYRQKNFKEDWVIFVTTDHGRDEQTGKGHGGQSTRQRSTWMVTSYRPLNNYAKYYTPGIVDITPSINSFLNVKVPEAQLREVDGISLIGAVSVAQPEANLVQGLLDVSWKAMDGKGKVKIWVAAANNYKEGKADEYKLLAEVPVTTEHALIDVKNMPSNFYKVVIEGELNTLNRWVIVK
- a CDS encoding ArnT family glycosyltransferase, whose translation is MFWLNINAWHGTIAFFFTFTSSMNPRNSTTQTKWLYLFIGTAVAMNFTGLFTTIMGPDPSLYATIAKNMVLRNDYVDLYAWGSDWLDKPHFPFWIIALFFKCFGFKTWVYKLPAILFMMMGAVYTYYLAKALYNKQIALWAVLILLTAQHIILSNTDVRAEAYLTGLIIAAVYHFYKAQTGISIWHLVLACVFTACAVMTKGMFALITIGGAIVGHLLITRQWKQLFHWRWLLAVVLVLIFILPEIWCLYQQFDLHPEKVVFGHTGVLGVKFFFWDSQFGRFFNTGPIKGSGDPSFFIHTTLWAFLPWSLLLFVAVFQFIKKGAKNVQAHEWYCICGALLTFLLFSASQFQLPHYLNIVFPFFAIITAQYLYGLASPKNIKAVQVTQTVVITIMLIIISALGYFFRPSAFNWLTGAIILMFVLLLLFLPGRISTGMQQTIFKTALASFIVNLFLNLCFYPALLLYQGGSEAAIYINHNNLDKLPVYVAAGQFHDDFNFYLDASFKETTPDDMANLPGQVMLYADAGVLQEYVKKGFYVKPLKIFKSYAITHLAPAFLNKGTRDKELYDMEVAIIQSPKK